ATGCCTAAACAAGGTAAATCGAACAACAAACagtttctttttcttccaacAACAAATAAACTACAATGTTATGTAACGTTTATAATTAATATCGTGATTGTCCACACGGGTAGCGTGTGTAATACAATACATTAAAATCATATTGAccatttataatgaaattatattaattaaagtattttagtattaaaatactaaagtagagtcattaggaTAAAGTACCTGacctttgaaaatctgaattatttgggtctttgaaaatccgaattgtttggattttcgagtgtcaCCTACGGTTTcactatgaaaaaaattaatttaatttaatattatacttatcttaataaaaaaactaagaaaagtatatttttttaatattgtcgacctaaaatatttatagaagattttttaatcatagtgttgtcaattttaagatgtgagattaaagagaactatatattTTCATATAAAGTAACAAGAGAAAATTAattatgagaaaaattcataataatatgccgtAGCTgaatctcgaactctagatcactgattgtttcatttgtggaattactaaaaaatcttggaattatttttagtgtgaataaaaaaaaagatattaacgtaaattcattttaagcttcaccaaagttagttagtaaaggagagagatttttaataaaatagtaagatgaaATAGGCGGATAAAAAAATAGTATAAAAAATCAAAAGAGCTTATCCCCTTTTGTAAAAATTGTCACATGAGTGCCTCATATTATGTTTTATTTCgacaatatatttatttttagcaaCTACTCCGGCAGCTTTCAAGATCTGTCTACAGCTTTGGTTGGAAGCTTCTCTACTTGCTGATGGACTGGCAGTGGAAGACCAGGTAAGCGTTCAATCCTCATTTATAATTTGCTTCACTCatgatttttcaatttgttcTGGATCTCCATAATCATATGAACTTTCTTGCCGTGAGTAAAACTTGACCTTTTGTAGGCAATAATCTCTGTGTCGTTTTCCAAAGGGGAAAATGCTGAGGTTGTTTCTGCTATAGGTCGAGTGTTGCAGGTACCATCCATGCATTAACTTTTTCTCTCTTTAGTTTTTAATTCCTTCATAtggaagaaataaaaagaaaacaaaaaattgCATGCCTTGTAGTTCAACATTCTTCTTGGAGTAGTTCATTTTGGGTCTTACATATTCACCAAGGACATCCATGTCCAAAAGATGATACACAAAGGCCTCCTGCTATGTCATCTTTTATGTCTTAACAACACAATCTGCATAATAAGTTATTTTGCATTGAGTTTTAAACTTCTATTAATGAATAAGTTTGGAACATCAATCAAGAATTGACATTACAATCAATTTCAGTATAATGAACTAAGAAGTGAATGGTGCAAGTTCGTCTATCCCTATGTGGATGCCTAAGGATAGTGTATATTGTGATATAAATTACGAGGGAGTTGTTAAATTCATGCTCTATTCCTATGTGGATGCCTAAGGATAGTGTATATTGTGATATAAATTACGAGGGAGTTGTTAAATTCATTCACTTCTTAGTTCATTATATTGAGATAGATTGTAATGTCAATTCTTGATTGATGTTCCGGGAGTTGTTAAATTCATGCTCTATTCCTATGTGGATGCCTAAGGATAGTGTATATTGTGATATAAATTACGAGGGAGTTGTTAAATTCATGCTCAGATTGGTTTTTTGAGATACTGAAAATGGaccttcttttaattttatttacgcTGTGACGTACGCTGTGACGTCCAGCAAAGGAAGACCACATATATCCATAGAGGGAGACCACGTAGATCCATAGAGTTCGACAAGTCCCATCAATTGAATCTCTCACGCAACACACATCCACAAATGAAGTTCGTGGGGAGTGAACAGCAACCACAAGAAGATGATCGTCGCCAGCTCCCCAATTCCACCATTATTAATCCTTCCTCACCTCTTAATTCCCACCACCACAACAATCATATCTATCTCTCTTTCCATTTCCCCTTCGAGGCGAGAGAGcagagagagaacagagaagatCGATCGGATATGGGCTGCGCCAGCTCCAAGAGAGTTGAGGTTAGTGTGGCCGCCGGCGTCTACCGGCCACCGCCCACCAGCTTCGCCGTCTTCGACATCAACAAGATCCAGGAGCCATGGCTCATAACCAAGTCCCAGCTGGACGACGAAGAAGAGTGTGCCGACGAAAAAGAGCTGACGAAGGCCACGGCCTTGCCCGTGGTGCTCCCTCTGCTCGAGAAGCTCGAATCCTACGAGTCCGCTCCCAAATCCTGGTCCGAGGTCAGCAAAGCACTCGAGGAACTCAAGCCCACGCTCACTTCTCCTCTTCCGACCAATCAAATTGATCCCAAAGCCAAATCCGAAGAGCTCGTTCCACCGCCGGAGTCGAAGATTAAACCAGCTGCTGATACCAACAACTCAGAGGTCGGAGGCCAGGTGAAGaagccgccgcctcctcctctgCTTCCGCGGCCGTCGTCGTCGCCTCCGCGTTCCCGGCCGCCCGAGCTCTCCGGCTTTCGCTCCGTCAGGGAGAACAGCTTCCTGGTCCGCGACCGGGAGGAGCGAGAGCGGCAGAGTACTGCCGGCAAGGTAATCCCATGGTGGCGGCGCGACCCGCTGGAGGGGTACCCCGAGCGGCGGCCGCCGGGCAACCATGAGGGCGTGGTGCTGTACACGACGACGCTGCGGGGCGTGCGGCGGACGTTCGAGGACTGCGAGACAGCGCGGCGGGTGGTGGAGGGACATGCGCTGGATGCGGGTGTTACGGTGGACGAACGGGACGTGTCGTTGCACGGGGAATTCCTGCGGGAGGTGAGGGAGCTGGtaggggaggaggaggaggcggcggtgCCAAGGCTCTTCGTGAGGGGGCGGTACGTAGGCGGCGTGGAAAAGGTGGTGGAGCTGAGCGAGACGGGGAAGCTGAGGGAAATGATGCGATGGGTGGCCAGGAGATCAGCCGCTGGCAAAACTGATGATCAGAAGGGAGGTAGTAGTGGGGGGCGGAGGGAGTGCGAGGGGTGCGGCGGCGCTCGATTCCTGCCCTGCCTGGAGTGCAACGGCAGCCGCAAGGTGGTGGGGGACGACGGCAAGACCGTGGAGAGGTGCGACGAGTGCAACGAGAATGGCTTGATGCTCTGCCCTCTCTGCCATTAATAATATATACAATCACTGCCTCAAACAAGAAGATGATCCTACAAGTAATTATATAAATATGTTTGTGTGCAAAATAATTAAACACTCTATTAATTATCAGTTGTAATTCACAGATATATTTGCATGATAAACTGTTTCTTATGATCCCCTTGTTGGAGACGATCGATGATGCGTTTTTGTTTGCAGCGTGCGCTCTGTTCTGTCTCATGCAATCGACGCTAACTTCCATGAGACTAGATAGACAACCGCCTCAGGAGTCGGGCCCAACTTAGTGAAgaactcattttttttatttatactaaCAAATTTAATCATCGACCTTAAATGGTCTTTAAACTTATTCTCATGACTCCGAGAAATGTATCGACACATGACTCTTCTTTGTACATAATTTCTTTTCCGGTGTTGTTCTTCTTTGCACGTAGGGCTGTAAACGAGTCGAGTCGAGCTTTgggatgttcaagcttgtttgataagataattgagccgagccgagcttaaaatgaaccaagcttttgaaatgagtattcaagcttggcttggtttattttttatgagcttgagcttgtttgaagcttgacttgagtttggttcgtttagatgttatcaagctctcaattcaaacttggctGGAGCTTGGCTtgggcttggttcgagcttggcttgagcttgtttgatcttagttcgtttagatgttatcaagctctcgattcaagcttgtttgattgtttgaaacttttaattgtttgattagttattaagattcataatttaaatttatttattttattttattatttatttatcatattgaaagagttttattaataaatatggttcgtgaacattgttcacgaacgttgttcacgaacattgttcacgaacgttaacgagctgaacacatatgtgttcaagcttgtttgtttagcttaacgagctgttcaagcttgtttgtttaattaatcttatgtatattgaacgaatataaacaagctcttaccaagccgaacaccaagcttgttcacgaacgcttggttcatttacagccctatttGCACGTGATTTCTTCTCCGGCGTTCTTTCTACCAAGGCATGGATCCACAGAACAAGTGGTAATCATAATTTTCTTCTTTGACCATCTTTTTCATCTTGCAACACGTGACATTAATTGTAACTTAATCGTGCAACAAGGATCATTTGTGCGATCTAATTACGTCGATTTTCGCAGTGCCTATCTCACTCGGCGCGGGCTAGCAGTTGACCTTTGCTCGCATGATCTAATTGCGTAGCACAGGGTTATCGCATGTTATCTCAGTCACTTGTGCAAACTGCGACCTAATTACATAGTGGTTACTATTTGTCATCTTGTTATTGTCTGTGGCCATCGTATTGGTCTCAGTGTTACATGATATACTAAATGAGCTATCAATGTTATCGATTGAGAAAGAAAGAGTCCGACGAatagtatttatataattattttaaatattattaactTTTTATTGATGTAATCTATTTATTTCTagcttatttatatatttaatatatatgttatttataaattaaactttattattatttatcataGTAAAGAGTCATTTTTTAATATGCGCTTCATGTTCCACCAAACATAAGTGCAATACATCAATAAGTCTAGAATATTTGTATATAATGCAAGGCATA
This region of Zingiber officinale cultivar Zhangliang chromosome 9A, Zo_v1.1, whole genome shotgun sequence genomic DNA includes:
- the LOC122018646 gene encoding uncharacterized protein LOC122018646 yields the protein MKFVGSEQQPQEDDRRQLPNSTIINPSSPLNSHHHNNHIYLSFHFPFEAREQRENREDRSDMGCASSKRVEVSVAAGVYRPPPTSFAVFDINKIQEPWLITKSQLDDEEECADEKELTKATALPVVLPLLEKLESYESAPKSWSEVSKALEELKPTLTSPLPTNQIDPKAKSEELVPPPESKIKPAADTNNSEVGGQVKKPPPPPLLPRPSSSPPRSRPPELSGFRSVRENSFLVRDREERERQSTAGKVIPWWRRDPLEGYPERRPPGNHEGVVLYTTTLRGVRRTFEDCETARRVVEGHALDAGVTVDERDVSLHGEFLREVRELVGEEEEAAVPRLFVRGRYVGGVEKVVELSETGKLREMMRWVARRSAAGKTDDQKGGSSGGRRECEGCGGARFLPCLECNGSRKVVGDDGKTVERCDECNENGLMLCPLCH